A window of Dysidea avara chromosome 1, odDysAvar1.4, whole genome shotgun sequence genomic DNA:
CCTTCCTAAAACAAATGTTTAACCATATAGCTAGAGCACTGTATCTAATTTGTTGTCACTACAATTTAAGACCATGATATAGACCTACAGTTACCATTAACAATTGCAGCATATAATCATCCAAGTATGTCAATAGGAAAGTGCACAAGTAAAAACCATTcagttagctacatacagtacagtgtaactGTGCAGCTTCTAACCAGTTCAAGCTAGTTAAAAACTTACAGGATGTTCCAGGTTCTGGCTGTTGTGTTGGTTCTGgttgttgtgttgagcttggctgttgagTTGAGCTCGGCTGTGGTTGGTGTGTGGGATTCGGCTCTGGTGTAAGTTTTGGTACTGAGACAGTTTCTACTATACTGTAATTCTCCAGTGGCATACTGTTTTGTGATTCAACTACCAGCACAGAAATGTGATAGTCAGTATCAGCCATGACTGATATTTCAGTATGTCTAGTGAACACTTCAGAAGTGACCTCATCACAATCAGAACAGTTCAGTCTTGCTAAACACTTAACTGTAGGAGTTGACTCAGTCACATTACATGATACATAGATGGACTGGTTATTTGGATGTAACTGAACTGATGCTGACTGGAGCCATCGTACAGCTACAATACAAGTATAAAACATAACAGTGAATGAAATGTTAGAACCTTAGCTATACAAGGGACCACCTGATTATACATTATAAAAAACTGGACACCACGACAACCAGGACACTAGTCCTACAGGGTGTACAGTAGGTTtcatttttgttttgtatttgaGTACACAAACTCTTTATACGTATCTGGACACCAAGGAGACTTCAGACACACGTCTGTGCAttaatgtacacacatttacattcctgaaatcaggacacaaGGATGCCATCTTAAGGTGCATGAAACAAATGTGtatgcagtggaacctgtctaaactgGTTAACTTTAGGCCAACGGACAGGTGAATTAGTATATAAACTTTCCACTTATGGAATTTAAAGTTGACCTTTTCAAGGTGGCCTTTTTTAGTGGCCGCTAAGACAGGCTCTATAGTATCTCGCCAGTCAACCCcctgtacagtacatacctaATGAAGTACTAACTGTCTCACTACATCCCACACTGTTCACACTACAAACAGAAATGATGTAATCTGTTCTAACATCAAGATGTCTGGAAACATTATCATCCGATGTCATATCATGTGACACTTGGAAGGTAGTTACATTAGGTGATACTTGGAAGGTTGTTGTCATATCATCTTCACCATTCAAAGAGACATTTAAGGCCTCCACCTCAGTCATGTTatgtgacaatgatgatgatgtctaTAGACACAGGATTCAGTAATATGTGCACATTGCATCAGCGTTCAAAATATGTAGCACGCACGCACATTCCAAGTTATGGTAACAACAGGCTTGTAATCAACAAATTGTAAGTTGACTACCAAATCACTTGGAGGAGAAGGTACTAAAAGATTAACAAACATGTAACACACAGCATTaccatacatacgtacatatacacGTAAGTTAAATGAATTGACATTCACACATACAGGACAATATTCTCTACAAATGACACATATAGTGGACTGATAACTAGCCAAACAATTATTGTGCCGCCTAGCAGAAACATCCTGTATGTATCTGTTGGTGATATGACAGTTACAACATTTAACCTC
This region includes:
- the LOC136266718 gene encoding uncharacterized protein, whose amino-acid sequence is MTEVEALNVSLNGEDDMTTTFQVSPNVTTFQVSHDMTSDDNVSRHLDVRTDYIISVCSVNSVGCSETVSTSLAVRWLQSASVQLHPNNQSIYVSCNVTESTPTVKCLARLNCSDCDEVTSEVFTRHTEISVMADTDYHISVLVVESQNSMPLENYSIVETVSVPKLTPEPNPTHQPQPSSTQQPSSTQQPEPTQQPEPGTSSSSFLDENTTIYIAVLCAVIGVITVLLVIISCCLCVLRRKSRRKMNFLSSDMETKIVHLDRSSSPSSRSTSESIKDQSDMPTYTEVVDLKKPKRKSSKSIEIPKYNEVSEFKSPLPTYSEVADFKKPGEKSPTKTTSESTEPQKLAVPDTYAVVDMTKKHNKSNYVELAHFDDRRLTVMPVPVPEVTY